In Candidatus Glassbacteria bacterium, the genomic window TGGAGAGCCAGCGGGAGCCGGACCCCGAGTTTTCGACAGTGGACAGCCCCAATCCCGAGGAGAAAGCTGCGTTGAACCTGGCGATCGAGCGGNNNNNNNNNNGGCGGAGCGGAGCGCAGCTCGTGATGGGCACTGACCCTGACTGCGACCGGATGGGGCTGGCATATCGCGGCGGCGATGGCGAATACTCCCTGCTGACCGGTAACCAGATCGGTTCGATCTTCTGCCATTACATGCTCTCCAGTCTGGCCGAGGGCGGAAAACTGCCGGAGAAGCCGGTGATTATCAAGACCATTGTCACCACCGAACTTCAGAAAGAGATCGCGGACAGTTTCGGGGCGGAGACTATCGATACGCTGACCGGGTTCAAGTATATCGCCGAGCAGATTAAGTTGATGGAGGAAGACGGCTCGGGCCGCGAGTTCGTCTTCGGCGGCGAGGAGAGCTACGGCTACCTGGCCGGGACCTACACGCGCGACAAGGACGGAGTCGTCAGTTCGATGCTGGCCGCGGAAGTGACCGCCTGGTGCGTGCAGCGCGGAGCCACCCTGGGATCGTACCTCGACGAGATATTCCGCACCTACGGCTATTTCGCCGAAAGCCAGCGGGCGCTGGTGCTCAAGGGCGCGCGGGGAGCGGAACAGATTAGAAGTTTGATCGGACGTTTCCGCGAGCACCGGCCTTCAGCGATCGGCGGCGTGAATGTCGCCGGCTGGTGGGACCTGCTTTCCGGCGAGCGGCTGCTGCCGGGAGCGGAGAAAACGGACGATCTGGGACTGCCTCGCTCCAACGTGCTGATTTTCTACCTCGAGGACGGCAGCAAGGTGGCGGTGCGCCCCAGCGGCACCGAGCCCAAGATCAAGTTCTATTTCGGTATCAGGCAGCCGGTGGAAAGTCCGCAGGGACTGGATGAGGCCCGCAGCATGGGAGACCGGCGCCATCGGAAGCTCGAAGACGATATGATGGCCGGGGCGGACAGGCTTCTGAAGGAAATGTAGTCAGAGTTCGCTGACAAATCCCCGGCCGGTCAGTCCGGCGGCCAGGGCCTGTTCGCGGGCGGCGGCCAGCTCCTGCGCGCTGGGCCGCCGGGCGATCCGCGGGTCCTCGCCGGCCTGATGGCAGGGCCGGTACTGGCCCATGATATTGACGTAGGTTTCCGCCGACAGGTTCCGGGCGATCCAGCCGGCCCATTCCCCCGTGCCTCCAAGCCCGTCCGGCAGCACCAGGTGACGGACCAGCAGGCCGCGGTAAGCGACTCCCGTGGGAGCCAGCCGCAGCTCGCCCACCTGACGGTGCATCTCTGCCAGCGCCTGGCGTGTATGAGTCCCGTAGTCACCGCAAGAGAGAAACCTGACGGCGGCTTTGTCGTCGAAAAATTTCACGTCCGGCATGTAGATATCGATCACTCCCTCCAGCAGGCACAGGACCTCCACGCTTTCGTACCCCCCGCAGTTGTAAACCAGCGGGAGATTCAAGCCCCGGTCCACGGCCAGTTCCAGCGCGCCGACGATTACGTGGGTGTAATGGGTGGGTGTAACCAGGTTGATATTGTGGCAGCCCTGGCGCTGCAGCCCGAGCATCAGCTCCGCCAGTCCACTGGCGTTCACACGCCTGCCGCCGCCGGTGCCGTGGCTGATCTCCCAGTTCTGGCAGAAACTGCAGCGCAGGTTGCAGCCGCAGAAGAAGATTGTCCCGGAGCCGCGCGATCCCACCAGCGGAGTTTCCTCGCCGAAATGGGCAAACGCGCTGCTGACGACTGCCTCGTACGGCGAGCGGCAGGTGCCGGTTTCTCCTTCCCGGCGGGATACCTCGCAGCGGTGGGGGCAGAGACGGCAGGACGAGGCGATTTCGCTCAGCGTGTCGGCCCTGAGGGCCAGCTCGCCGTTGCGGTGGAGTTCGAGGTAGGAGGGAGAGTACATCGCAGTTCAGTTGTTTTCCCGCTGGAATTTTATTTCGCTGATCACCTGGGCGTTGTTTTCCAGGATCACCTCGCTGCGCGCGATCAGGTTGGCGCAGGTGTCGGCGAGCTTTGCATCGCGTTCGGCGCTGCGATAGTCCTCCAGGGCCTTGCGCCTCAGTTCCGTCGCCTGCTCCATCTGCTCCTCGGTAAGCTCCTTGCGGCGGATCGCGCGCTCGTAATCGAATTCCTCGTCCTGCGCGTGGTCGACCCGCTGTGCCAACCGGTCGTAGAGCTGGCCGCGCATCAGGAAGTAGCCGACAGCCGGAGTGAGTTTGATCGCCCTGTTCAGCGCGCCGAGAGCAGCCTGCAGCCGGCCGGCCGCCAGTTCCAGCTCGCCGATCCGTCCGAGGATCATGGCCTGATCGGCGGGCCTGGCCCGGGAGAGCGCCTTGCGGTAGTAATCAAGCGCCTCGGTCCGTTTGCCGCCCGTGCGGGCGCTTTCGGCAATCTGGAGATAGATAAACGGGTATGACGAATCCCGCTCGGCCACCCACTGGAAATAGCCCAGGGCCAGGTTTGGTTTGCCCGTTTCGAGGAACGCCGTCCCCAGGGCGAACCGCAGCTTGGTCCAGTCAACCAGGTCGGTTTCTCCGATCAGCGTGTCGGCGGCGATAAACAGGGGGATGCTTTCCTCGTAATTGCCCGCCGAGTAGGCCGCGATAGCCTGGTTGAACTGCCTGGCGCCCAGTTTTTCCTGCTCGGTTTCAGCTGCTCTCTGCTGGGCGGTCAGCGGCAGGGCGGTTATTACGGCTAACAGACCGGCCAACACGATCCTGTTCATCACCCTCACCTCTTCTTCCGAGAAAAAAGGGCTGTCGCCCGGTTGCCCCACGGGTAACAGCCCCTTGCACGGTTTACAGCAGCGGATGAACTACTTTGTCTTCTCGTAGTAGTCGATCTGCGTCTTGATCTTGGTCAGTCTGTCACGCAACTGGGCAATATTATCGAGATGCTCCTTGGCGCTCTTGGCATAGCGGCCGGTGACCTGCCGGAGGTCGGATTCCGCCCGGTCGTAAACGCGCAGAGCCCGGTCGGCCCGAGCAATGGTCATTTTGCCGTCCTGGATCAACTGATCGATATCAGCGTTCTGGTCGAT contains:
- a CDS encoding radical SAM protein — protein: MYSPSYLELHRNGELALRADTLSEIASSCRLCPHRCEVSRREGETGTCRSPYEAVVSSAFAHFGEETPLVGSRGSGTIFFCGCNLRCSFCQNWEISHGTGGGRRVNASGLAELMLGLQRQGCHNINLVTPTHYTHVIVGALELAVDRGLNLPLVYNCGGYESVEVLCLLEGVIDIYMPDVKFFDDKAAVRFLSCGDYGTHTRQALAEMHRQVGELRLAPTGVAYRGLLVRHLVLPDGLGGTGEWAGWIARNLSAETYVNIMGQYRPCHQAGEDPRIARRPSAQELAAAREQALAAGLTGRGFVSEL
- a CDS encoding tetratricopeptide repeat protein; this translates as MNRIVLAGLLAVITALPLTAQQRAAETEQEKLGARQFNQAIAAYSAGNYEESIPLFIAADTLIGETDLVDWTKLRFALGTAFLETGKPNLALGYFQWVAERDSSYPFIYLQIAESARTGGKRTEALDYYRKALSRARPADQAMILGRIGELELAAGRLQAALGALNRAIKLTPAVGYFLMRGQLYDRLAQRVDHAQDEEFDYERAIRRKELTEEQMEQATELRRKALEDYRSAERDAKLADTCANLIARSEVILENNAQVISEIKFQRENN